The following coding sequences are from one Capsicum annuum cultivar UCD-10X-F1 chromosome 3, UCD10Xv1.1, whole genome shotgun sequence window:
- the LOC107864313 gene encoding probable sucrose-phosphate synthase 2, translating to MAGNEWINGYLEAILSSGASAIDDKTPTAAAASSSSSGQHLNLGERTNFNPTKYFVEEVVTGVDETDLHRTWIKVVATRNTRERSSRLENMCWRIWHLARKKKQLEWEDLQRLTNRRMEREQGRKDVTEDMSEDLSEGEKGDVLGETPTLDSPRKRFQRNFSNLEVWSDNNKEKKLYIILVSLHGLVRGENMELGRDSDTGGQIKYVVELAKALAKMPGVYRVDLFTRQIASPEVDWSYGEPAEMLNTGPEDGDDTDHGESSGAYIIRIPFGPRDKYLRKELLWPYIQEFVDGALAHIINMSKALGEQIGGGQPVWPHVIHGHYADAGDSAALLSGALNVPMVLTGHSLGRNKLEQLIKQARQSKEDINSTYRIMRRIEGEELSLDAAELVITSTKQEIDEQWGLYDGFDVKLEKVLRARARRGVNCHGRYMPRMAVIPPGMDFSSVVVQEETTDFDSDLAALTNADGQSPKSVPTIWSEVMRFLTNPHKPMILALSRPDPKKNITTLVKAFGECRPLRELANLTLIMGNRDDIDEMSAGNASVLTTVLKLIDKYDLYGQVAFPKHHKQSDVPEIYRLAGKTKGVFINPALVEPFGLTLIEAAAHGLPMVATKNGGPVDIHRALHNGLLVDPHDQQAIADALLKLVSEKNLWSECRKNGWKNIHLFSWPEHCRTYLTRVAACRMRHPQWKTDNPSDELAAEESSLNDSLKDVQDMSLRLSVDGEKTSLNESFDASATADAVQDQVNRVLSKMKKPETGKQEPEGDKKDNVPSKYPMLRRRRKLVVIALDCYDTDGAPQKKMIQIIQEILKSIKSDPQIARVSGFAISTAMSMSELTAFLKSGNIKVNDFDALICSSGSEVYYPGTCTEEQGKLSPDPDYSSHIEYRWGGDGLRKTIWKLMNTQEGKEEKSATNAIEEDVKSSNSHCISFLIKDRSKAKKVDDMRQKLRMRGLRCHLMYCRNSTRMQVVPLLASRSQALRYLFVRWKLNVANMCVILGETGDTDYEELIAGTHKTLIVKGAVEEGSENLLRTSGSYLREDIVPPDSPSITYTSGNETVEVFANALRKVSRLAT from the exons TTGGAATGGGAAGACCTCCAGAGGTTAACAAACAGAAGAATGGAACGAGAACAAGGACGCAAAGACGTTACAGAGGACATGTCAGAGGACTTGTCTGAAGGGGAAAAGGGTGATGTTTTAGGGGAGACACCAACACTTGACAGCCCGAGGAAAAGGTTTCAGAGGAACTTTTCCAATTTGGAAGTGTGGTCGGACAATAACAAGGAAAAGAAGCTTTATATCATCCTAGTTAG CTTGCACGGACTGGTCCGAGGTGAGAATATGGAGCTTGGCCGTGATTCTGATACAGGCGGTCAG ATTAAGTATGTTGTGGAGCTTGCTAAAGCACTTGCTAAGATGCCCGGTGTATATAGAGTTGATCTGTTCACTCGCCAAATTGCGTCACCTGAAGTGGATTGGAGCTACGGTGAGCCTGCAGAGATGTTAAACACAGGTCCTGAAGATGGTGATGACACTGATCATGGAGAAAGCAGCGGAGCTTATATCATAAGGATACCCTTTGGTCCTCGTGATAAGTACCTCCGGAAAGAATTGTTGTGGCCTTATATTCAGGAGTTTGTAGATGGCGCTCTTGCTCACATCATTAATATGTCAAAGGCTTTGGGTGAACAAATAGGTGGAGGCCAACCTGTTTGGCCACATGTAATCCACGGTCATTATGCAGATGCAGGGGATAGTGCTGCTCTCCTTTCAGGCGCTTTAAATGTTCCGATGGTCCTAACAGGACATTCACTTGGTAGAAACAAGCTAGAACAGCTTATCAAGCAAGCGAGACAATCAAAAGAGGATATTAATTCAACATACAGGATCATGAGGAGGATTGAAGGCGAGGAGCTCTCGCTGGATGCTGCAGAACTCGTTATCACAAGTACCAAACAGGAGATTGATGAACAATGGGGACTATATGATGGATTCGATGTTAAACTTGAGAAAGTTTTAAGAGCTCGTGCAAGACGAGGAGTCAATTGCCATGGTCGTTACATGCCAAGGATGGCG GTTATTCCTCCCGGAATGGACTTCAGTAGTGTTGTGGTTCAGGAGGAAACAACAGATTTTGATAGCGATCTTGCAGCGCTCACTAATGCTGATGGACAATCTCCTAAATCAGTCCCCACTATATGGTCTGAG GTTATGCGTTTTCTAACAAATCCACACAAGCCAATGATTCTGGCATTGTCCAGACCAGACCCGAAAAAGAATATAACTACTCTTGTGAAGGCCTTTGGAGAATGTCGCCCGCTAAGGGAGCTTGCGAATCTG ACACTTATAATGGGAAATAGAGATGACATAGATGAGATGTCCGCGGGAAATGCTAGTGTTCTTACAACTGTGCTGAAGTTGATTGATAAGTATGACCTTTATGGCCAAGTTGCGTTCCCAAAACATCATAAGCAAAGCGACGTTCCAGAGATATACCGTCTCGCTGGCAAAACAAAG GGCGTCTTCATAAATCCAGCTTTAGTTGAACCCTTTGGACTTACTCTAATTGAG GCTGCTGCACATGGACTTCCTATGGTGGCTACTAAGAACGGTGGTCCAGTTGATATTCATCGG GCACTCCACAATGGATTGCTTGTGGATCCACATGATCAGCAAGCAATTGCTGATGCACTACTTAAATTAGTATCAGAAAAGAACCTGTGGTCCGAGTGTAGGAAGAATGGTTGGAAGAACATACACCTCTTCTCATGGCCTGAACATTGTCGAACATACTTAACTAGAGTTGCTGCATGTCGAATGAGACACCCGCAATGGAAAACTGACAATCCATCAGATGAACTGGCTGCAGAAGAGTCGTCCCTGAATGATTCACTCAAAGACGTGCAAGATATGTCCTTGCGACTATCTGTTGATGGAGAAAAGACATCATTAAATGAAtcatttgatgcatcagcaactGCTGATGCCGTACAAGACCAGGTTAATCGGGTTTTAAGCAAAATGAAGAAACCGGAGACAGGTAAACAGGAGCCTGAGGGAGACAAAAAGGACAATGTTCCTAGCAAATATCCCATGTTAAGGAGGCGACGTAAATTAGTTGTAATTGCTCTAGATTGCTATGACACAGATGGAGCTCCTCAAAAGAAAATGATTCAGATAATCCAAGAGATTCTTAAGTCCATTAAGTCAGATCCACAGATTGCAAGAGTATCAGGATTTGCCATCTCAACAGCAATGTCAATGTCCGAACTGACAGCATTTCTAAAATCCGGGAACATCAAAGTAAATGATTTTGATGCTTTAATCTGTAGCAGTGGGAGTGAAGTGTACTATCCAGGAACTTGCACTGAAGAACAAGGCAAGCTTTCTCCGGACCCTGATTATTCATCACATATTGAGTATCGGTGGGGTGGCGATGGTTTAAGGAAAACGATTTGGAAATTAATGAATACACAAGAAGGTAAAGAGGAAAAATCTGCAACTAATGCTATTGAGGAAGATGTGAAATCAAGCAATTCCCATTGCATTTCTTTCTTGATCAAGGATCGGAGTAAG GCAAAGAAGGTCGATGATATGAGACAGAAGCTTAGGATGAGGGGTCTTCGCTGCCATTTGATGTACTGCAGGAATTCAACAAGAATGCAAGTTGTTCCTCTGCTTGCATCTCGGTCACAGGCACTCAG GTATCTTTTTGTACGTTGGAAATTGAACGTGGCAAACATGTGTGTCATCCTCGGTGAAACTGGAGACACGGATTATGAGGAACTTATAGCCGGAACTCACAAAACACTGATCGTGAAAGGTGCTGTCGAGGAAGGTTCAGAAAATCTGCTAAGAACATCAGGGAGCTACCTAAGAGAAGACATCGTTCCACCAGACAGCCCATCGATCACTTACACCAGCGGGAATGAAACCGTCGAAGTGTTTGCCAATGCATTGAGGAAAGTGTCTAGATTAGCCACATAA
- the LOC107864315 gene encoding alkaline ceramidase isoform X1, with product MYTHIIYTVLLELEEANLLKICRIWNLDLTLKDCRMADGIFFWGPVTSKEWCEPNYVQSSYIAEFFNTISNIPCILLALIGLVNALRQRFEKRFSILHISNIILALGSMTYHATLRQMQQQGDETPMVWEMLLYIYILYSPDWHYRSTMPTFLFLYGALFAIVHSQLRFGIGFKVHYALLCLLCAPRAYKYYIHTEDKLAKRLAKLYVATLSIGAACWLCDRLFCKQIQGWYVNPQGHAVWHVLMGFNSYFANTFLMYCRAQQREWNPKIKHLFGFFPYVKIQKPKTQ from the exons atgtacacaCACATAATATACACTGTATTGTTGGAATTGGAAGAAGCAAATTTGTTGAAGATTTGTAGGATTTGGAATTTGGATCTGACGTTGAAAG ATTGCAGAATGGCGGATGGCATATTCTTTTGGGGCCCAGTGACATCTAAAGAGTGGTGTGAGCCAAATTATGTGCAGTCATCCTATATTGCAGAATTCTTCAACACCATTTCAAATATCCCATGCATACTCTTGGCTCTAATTGGTCTTGTGAACGCCCTCAGACAACGGTTTGAGAAAAGGTTCAGCATCCTACATATATCAAACATAATACTTGCCTTAGGAAGCATGACATATCATGCCACTTTGCGGCAGAT GCAGCAGCAAGGTGATGAGACACCAATGGTCTGGGAGATGCTTCTGTATATTTATATCCTTTATTCACCAGATTGGCATTATCGAAGTACGATGCCCACCTTTTTGTTCCTTTATGGAGCGCTATTTGCCATTGTGCATTCACAGCTTCGCTTTGGCATTGGTTTCAAAGTACACTATGCACTATTGTGCCTTCTTTGCGCTCCTCGTGCGTATAAGTATTACATTCATACAGAAGACAAGTTGGCAAAGCGTCTAGCTAAGTTATATGTGGCGACTTTATCGATCGGAGCTGCTTGCTGGCTATGTGATAGATTATTCTGCAAGCAAATTCAGGGCTGGTACGTTAACCCTCAAGGCCATGCAGTGTGGCACGTCTTAATGGGCTTCAACTCGTACTTTGCAAATACGTTCTTGATGTATTGCCGTGCTCAGCAACGTGAATGGAATCCCAAAATCAAGCACTTGTTCGGATTTTTCCCATATGTGAAGATCCAGAAGCCAAAAACTCAGTAG
- the LOC107865621 gene encoding protein NO VEIN-LIKE translates to MKMQAASYIQPRREEIVEVVEETSALVPTQVTCVRNDPVPTNGKTDHGFYGSNASVMKTETPSRNNPACAASLLGSRDTDHKCNVLVPSTVNAVHSSPYNATAQQHLNYSSFDMKETAVNNVPALQNLSYNSFDARERVQLSFGTVDPQQALSTGRLGESAAYNYFVGIFGEHFVKWVNETNDTGLPYEYIEVKATRSVTKDWFHITLREWQFALEKGELFSIAHVVLSPHNAVKVTLYRNPARLCCLGKLQLALIVP, encoded by the exons ATGAAGATGCAGGCAGCCAGTTACATCCAACCAAGGAGGGAGgaaattgttgaagttgtagaaGAAACTTCTGCTCTGGTTCCAACTCAGGTCACTTGTGTCCGCAATGATCCAGTACCCACTAATGGGAAAACTGATCATGGTTTCTATGGTTCTAATGCAAGTGTTATGAAAACAGAGACACCTAGTCGCAATAATCCAGCATGCGCTGCATCTTTACTAGGCTCACGAGACACTGATCATAAATGCAATGTGCTTGTACCTTCTACTGTCAACGCTGTGCATAGTTCTCCTTATAATGCGACTGCACAACAACACCTGAATTATAGCTCATTTGATATGAAAGAAACAG CAGTTAATAATGTGCCAGCGCTACAAAACCTGAGCTATAACTCATTTGATGCACGAGAAAGGGTTCAGTTGTCTTTTGGCACGGTTGATCCTCAACAGGCATTGTCAACTGGCAGACTCGGAGAATCTGCTGCATATAATTACTTCGTGGGGATATTTGGCGAGCATTTCGTGAAATGGGTCAACGAAACTAATGACACGGGGCTTCCCTATGAGTATATCGAAGTAAAGGCAACTAGATCAGTGACAAAGGATTGGTTCCATATTACCTTGAGGGAATGGCAGTTTGCACTTGAGAAAGGTGAACTTTTTAGCATTGCACATGTTGTATTATCACCTCATAATGCAGTAAAAGTGACTCTTTACAGGAACCCAGCCAGACTTTGTTGTCTTGGTAAACTACAGCTAGCTCTTATAGTACCATAG
- the LOC107864315 gene encoding alkaline ceramidase isoform X2 codes for MADGIFFWGPVTSKEWCEPNYVQSSYIAEFFNTISNIPCILLALIGLVNALRQRFEKRFSILHISNIILALGSMTYHATLRQMQQQGDETPMVWEMLLYIYILYSPDWHYRSTMPTFLFLYGALFAIVHSQLRFGIGFKVHYALLCLLCAPRAYKYYIHTEDKLAKRLAKLYVATLSIGAACWLCDRLFCKQIQGWYVNPQGHAVWHVLMGFNSYFANTFLMYCRAQQREWNPKIKHLFGFFPYVKIQKPKTQ; via the exons ATGGCGGATGGCATATTCTTTTGGGGCCCAGTGACATCTAAAGAGTGGTGTGAGCCAAATTATGTGCAGTCATCCTATATTGCAGAATTCTTCAACACCATTTCAAATATCCCATGCATACTCTTGGCTCTAATTGGTCTTGTGAACGCCCTCAGACAACGGTTTGAGAAAAGGTTCAGCATCCTACATATATCAAACATAATACTTGCCTTAGGAAGCATGACATATCATGCCACTTTGCGGCAGAT GCAGCAGCAAGGTGATGAGACACCAATGGTCTGGGAGATGCTTCTGTATATTTATATCCTTTATTCACCAGATTGGCATTATCGAAGTACGATGCCCACCTTTTTGTTCCTTTATGGAGCGCTATTTGCCATTGTGCATTCACAGCTTCGCTTTGGCATTGGTTTCAAAGTACACTATGCACTATTGTGCCTTCTTTGCGCTCCTCGTGCGTATAAGTATTACATTCATACAGAAGACAAGTTGGCAAAGCGTCTAGCTAAGTTATATGTGGCGACTTTATCGATCGGAGCTGCTTGCTGGCTATGTGATAGATTATTCTGCAAGCAAATTCAGGGCTGGTACGTTAACCCTCAAGGCCATGCAGTGTGGCACGTCTTAATGGGCTTCAACTCGTACTTTGCAAATACGTTCTTGATGTATTGCCGTGCTCAGCAACGTGAATGGAATCCCAAAATCAAGCACTTGTTCGGATTTTTCCCATATGTGAAGATCCAGAAGCCAAAAACTCAGTAG